One genomic segment of Flagellimonas marinaquae includes these proteins:
- a CDS encoding GNAT family N-acetyltransferase, which produces MPLHKVNIRPATMHDLPLLLKFEQEIINAERPFDVTIRKGAVSYYDIEAMIQDPQACIVVAEIEKKVVASGYAIPKKARHYLDHEYYAYLGFMYTDQQYRGKGINAMIVDELKKWSESAGFKEIRLTVYNDNLSAIKAYEKVGFKKHIIEMRLA; this is translated from the coding sequence ATGCCGTTACATAAGGTAAATATTAGACCTGCTACAATGCACGACCTCCCGTTGTTGCTAAAATTTGAACAAGAAATAATCAATGCGGAACGCCCTTTTGATGTTACCATAAGGAAAGGTGCGGTAAGTTACTACGATATCGAGGCGATGATCCAAGATCCGCAAGCATGCATTGTGGTGGCCGAAATAGAGAAGAAGGTGGTGGCATCGGGGTATGCCATTCCAAAAAAGGCGAGGCACTATCTGGACCACGAATATTATGCCTACCTCGGTTTTATGTACACCGATCAACAGTATCGAGGTAAGGGGATCAATGCAATGATCGTGGACGAACTTAAAAAATGGTCGGAGAGTGCAGGTTTTAAGGAAATCAGGTTAACAGTATACAACGACAACCTTTCGGCCATAAAAGCGTATGAAAAAGTGGGTTTTAAAAAGCACATTATAGAAATGCGCTTGGCGTAA
- a CDS encoding carboxypeptidase-like regulatory domain-containing protein yields MKKCLLALLLFLIALTGFTQEQDSKLLQGKVTSTDKDVVGVVVQNITTKDAVITDLEGRFAIMVHEKDTLVFSAVHFLRKTLPITPDLFRSNFIEVPLQEFVNQLKEVVVSPYDLTGDLSRDVDRVVLEKDVTAEALQLPNAHRSIPTQSERRLQEASAMRVMGGGGFGGAGGAVSLNPIINAITGRTKMLKNRVKLEKNYAQTQEVQGFYADSLFVATLKIPMEKIDDFMYFCEVDENFQEAVKSQDKLRIWDVIMNKSRAYRKNNDLD; encoded by the coding sequence ATGAAAAAATGCCTTCTCGCATTACTGCTTTTTTTGATTGCTCTAACAGGTTTCACCCAAGAGCAGGATAGCAAATTACTGCAAGGAAAGGTGACCAGTACGGATAAGGATGTCGTAGGTGTGGTTGTACAGAACATCACCACTAAAGATGCCGTAATTACCGATTTGGAAGGTAGGTTCGCCATAATGGTCCATGAGAAGGATACCTTGGTGTTCTCAGCTGTACATTTTCTAAGAAAAACCTTGCCAATTACCCCAGATTTGTTTCGGTCCAACTTTATCGAGGTGCCATTACAAGAGTTTGTGAACCAATTAAAGGAAGTGGTGGTGAGCCCTTATGATCTAACAGGTGATTTGAGCCGCGATGTAGACCGGGTTGTTTTGGAAAAAGATGTAACTGCCGAAGCATTGCAATTGCCCAATGCGCACAGGTCCATACCCACACAAAGTGAAAGAAGGCTCCAAGAGGCTTCCGCAATGCGGGTAATGGGCGGCGGCGGGTTCGGAGGAGCAGGAGGGGCAGTTAGCCTAAACCCGATCATAAATGCCATTACGGGCAGAACAAAAATGCTCAAGAACAGGGTAAAGCTGGAAAAAAACTACGCCCAGACCCAAGAAGTTCAAGGTTTTTATGCGGACTCACTTTTTGTGGCCACCTTAAAAATCCCAATGGAAAAAATTGATGATTTTATGTACTTCTGCGAAGTGGACGAGAATTTTCAAGAAGCGGTAAAATCTCAGGATAAATTAAGGATTTGGGATGTGATCATGAACAAGAGCAGGGCCTATCGTAAAAACAATGATTTGGATTGA
- a CDS encoding MFS transporter gives MKSLWLILTNSRYFGAAWVFTSLNVWFGTWAIYIPTVKEKLDINKADLGIALFCLSLGVFTIFPMASKIINKLGVGKATWYGVIFVSIMAMLPLMAPNYYLLMAALYLFGASNGFIDIAVNTLVTEIEKEDKQNIMSAAHGFFSLGGILVGLGSFLIPVIGSPVWHMAITVALVLMVNLVFRKHYIKIVAAPVEKEPFSLTLFKPLLLLGIIGFVCFGAEGAIVDWSALYLKEMTMAPEVLFGAGFLAFSTTMTLGRFLGDGISERIGPIKIVGLGAMIAAIGFVLVLTQHTTWSIIGFALNGLGFSVIVPELFRIGGNVKGVDSSQGVAFIAGAGYMGFLLGPVVLGFIAESASLNYSFLLLLCLALLVLVITLFLHRRRKP, from the coding sequence ATGAAATCCCTATGGCTCATTCTTACAAACTCCAGGTACTTTGGAGCTGCATGGGTATTCACCAGTTTAAATGTCTGGTTTGGTACCTGGGCCATATATATTCCGACCGTAAAAGAAAAATTGGATATAAATAAGGCGGACCTTGGGATTGCCCTATTCTGTTTGTCCCTCGGGGTATTTACCATTTTTCCAATGGCCTCCAAAATAATTAATAAACTAGGTGTTGGCAAAGCTACTTGGTATGGGGTCATATTTGTTTCCATAATGGCCATGTTGCCCCTTATGGCACCCAATTATTATTTGTTGATGGCAGCCTTGTACTTATTTGGGGCCAGTAATGGATTTATCGATATTGCCGTGAACACCTTGGTGACCGAGATTGAAAAGGAAGATAAACAAAATATAATGTCGGCAGCCCACGGATTTTTTAGTTTGGGAGGTATTCTAGTGGGTCTGGGCAGTTTTTTGATCCCAGTGATCGGAAGCCCAGTTTGGCACATGGCCATTACCGTAGCGCTGGTGCTTATGGTTAATCTGGTGTTTAGAAAACACTATATTAAAATCGTAGCTGCCCCGGTGGAAAAAGAGCCTTTTAGTTTAACACTTTTTAAGCCCTTGTTGCTTCTGGGAATAATTGGTTTTGTGTGTTTTGGGGCTGAAGGTGCCATTGTGGATTGGAGCGCACTTTATCTTAAGGAAATGACCATGGCACCGGAAGTATTGTTTGGGGCCGGTTTTTTGGCATTTTCCACCACGATGACCCTTGGTCGATTTTTGGGCGATGGGATCAGTGAGAGAATAGGTCCCATAAAAATTGTTGGCCTAGGCGCCATGATTGCGGCCATAGGTTTTGTTCTGGTTTTAACACAGCACACCACGTGGTCCATTATCGGCTTTGCCTTAAACGGACTTGGGTTTTCGGTTATTGTGCCGGAACTGTTCCGAATCGGGGGGAATGTAAAAGGTGTAGATTCCTCTCAAGGAGTGGCCTTTATTGCAGGGGCAGGCTACATGGGGTTTTTGTTGGGTCCCGTAGTTCTTGGGTTTATTGCGGAAAGTGCATCGTTGAACTATAGTTTTTTATTGCTGCTCTGTCTCGCTTTATTGGTGTTGGTAATCACACTCTTTCTTCATCGAAGGCGAAAACCATAA
- a CDS encoding Sec-independent protein translocase subunit TatA/TatB, which produces MQFLFISGAEIFFILFIVVMVFGADKIPGIARGLGKGMRQLKDATDDIKREIQKSADVDTDFTKNIRKEIDDVKKNVEEVSGSIKRDINK; this is translated from the coding sequence ATGCAATTTCTATTCATTAGTGGAGCCGAGATATTTTTCATCCTATTTATAGTGGTGATGGTGTTTGGTGCGGATAAAATACCTGGAATAGCCAGGGGGCTCGGCAAAGGAATGCGCCAACTTAAGGATGCCACGGATGATATTAAACGTGAAATCCAAAAAAGTGCCGATGTGGATACAGACTTTACCAAGAATATCCGAAAGGAGATCGATGATGTAAAGAAAAATGTGGAGGAAGTTTCCGGTTCTATTAAACGCGACATAAATAAGTAA
- the kynU gene encoding kynureninase, whose amino-acid sequence MTFQNTLDFAKQLDASDTLAHYRNEFHYPQVNGKDVIYFTGNSLGLQPKRTQTFVDEVMKDWKELAVEGHFYADKPWWDYHERLANGLGNVVGARPQEVSVMNTLTVNLHLLMVSFYRPTTSRFKIICEEKAFPSDQYMLQSQVRFHGLDPKEAIVEVKKREGEHAWRTEDIIQKINEVGDELALVLMGGVNYYNGQVLDMEAITKAGKDVGAFVGWDLAHAVGNIKLNLHDWEADFAAWCSYKYMNSGPGNASGIFVHEKHLGKKDIPRFEGWWGTKKETRFLMQPEFDPIQSADAWQLSNPPILSVAPYLASLEMFEEVGMDALIEKQRTIVAFLEFVLHEIDKEVDSTFEIITPKDRGCQLSVFLHGEGRAIFDYLMKNGVITDWREPNVIRLAPAPLYCSFEDMYRFGQILKKGIQDK is encoded by the coding sequence ATGACGTTCCAAAACACGCTCGATTTTGCCAAACAGCTTGATGCTTCCGATACATTGGCCCACTACAGAAATGAATTCCACTATCCTCAGGTAAACGGAAAGGATGTAATCTATTTTACAGGGAATTCCCTTGGGCTGCAACCCAAACGCACCCAAACGTTTGTGGACGAGGTAATGAAAGACTGGAAGGAGTTGGCCGTAGAAGGACATTTTTATGCCGATAAACCTTGGTGGGATTACCATGAACGACTGGCCAATGGCCTGGGCAACGTTGTGGGAGCAAGGCCTCAAGAGGTTTCTGTAATGAATACGTTGACGGTAAACCTTCATTTGTTGATGGTATCCTTTTATCGACCTACCACATCACGCTTTAAGATCATTTGTGAGGAAAAGGCTTTTCCATCCGATCAATATATGCTGCAAAGTCAAGTACGTTTTCATGGTTTGGACCCAAAAGAGGCCATTGTAGAGGTAAAAAAACGGGAAGGCGAACATGCTTGGCGTACCGAGGATATAATCCAAAAGATCAACGAGGTAGGGGATGAGTTGGCCTTGGTACTAATGGGAGGAGTAAATTATTACAATGGCCAAGTCTTGGATATGGAGGCCATTACCAAGGCGGGTAAGGATGTCGGTGCCTTTGTTGGATGGGATTTGGCACATGCCGTGGGCAATATTAAATTGAACCTACATGATTGGGAAGCCGATTTCGCGGCATGGTGCAGCTATAAATACATGAACAGTGGACCGGGCAACGCATCTGGAATTTTTGTACATGAAAAACACTTGGGCAAAAAGGATATTCCTCGTTTTGAAGGGTGGTGGGGAACCAAAAAAGAGACACGCTTTTTAATGCAGCCCGAATTCGACCCCATTCAGAGTGCCGACGCCTGGCAATTGAGCAACCCGCCCATACTTTCGGTGGCACCATATTTGGCTTCGTTGGAGATGTTTGAGGAAGTGGGTATGGATGCCCTAATAGAAAAACAGCGCACCATAGTGGCCTTTCTGGAGTTTGTGTTGCACGAAATAGATAAGGAAGTGGACAGCACATTCGAAATTATAACCCCAAAGGACAGAGGATGCCAACTTTCTGTTTTTTTACATGGAGAGGGTAGGGCCATTTTTGATTATTTGATGAAGAACGGTGTAATAACCGATTGGAGAGAACCAAACGTGATTCGTTTGGCTCCTGCACCTTTATATTGCTCGTTCGAAGATATGTACCGATTTGGACAGATCTTAAAAAAAGGCATACAGGACAAATAA
- a CDS encoding phosphatase PAP2 family protein: MLEKLLKWDRDTFVYLNGLGIEKYDLFWSTATQFTTWIPLFILFVILFYLNFPKKEALHKFLTVLGLALFIALVTHFTKISVARLRPNNTEEINSLIRILKTPTDFSFFSGHASSSFAITTLVFLFLRKKMKWAMFFFVWPILFTMSRIYVGVHYPFDILVGTIVGVLSGTLFFWIYQRFIAPGSKSVHP; this comes from the coding sequence ATGCTGGAAAAACTGCTCAAATGGGATAGGGACACTTTTGTTTATCTCAATGGTCTGGGCATAGAAAAGTACGACTTGTTTTGGTCCACGGCTACCCAATTTACCACCTGGATACCCCTATTTATACTATTTGTGATATTGTTTTACCTCAATTTTCCAAAAAAAGAGGCACTACATAAATTTTTGACCGTGTTGGGATTGGCACTGTTTATTGCCCTTGTTACACATTTTACCAAAATATCTGTAGCGAGATTAAGGCCGAACAATACAGAAGAAATCAATTCCCTGATCCGAATATTAAAAACACCGACAGATTTTAGTTTCTTTTCGGGCCATGCATCCAGCTCGTTCGCGATAACGACCTTGGTATTTTTGTTCTTGAGAAAAAAAATGAAATGGGCGATGTTCTTTTTTGTTTGGCCCATACTTTTTACGATGAGCCGTATTTATGTTGGGGTGCACTATCCTTTTGATATTTTGGTGGGTACCATAGTAGGCGTGTTGAGCGGAACACTCTTCTTTTGGATTTATCAACGATTTATCGCACCCGGCTCAAAGTCAGTCCATCCCTGA
- a CDS encoding M1 family metallopeptidase, whose amino-acid sequence MNKIKYCFASVLFLFGAVVMAQEEGNVKEEREPGHYNQSRFKQLYEEFSSPNTYRSASGAPGPDYYQQQADYVMDIYLDDKNAKINGEETITYHNNSPDDLEFLWVQLDQNVRAKDSKSPLRNGNGVNIAYTAGNFAQTYISEPFDGGFNIESVKDANGKPLSYTINQTMMRINIPQALKSGEKISFSIKWWYNIPDHTVNRARSGYEYFEKDGNRAYVIAQFFPRMAVYSDVEGWQNHQFWGSGEFALPFGNYDVSITVPADHILDATGELQNREEVFSKEMMKRYKQAKKSYDKPVIIVTQEEAEAAEKSFSNDTKTWKFKATNVRDYGFATSRKFIWDMQAVKIGNKDVMAVSLYPKEGNPLWEEYSTKAVVQTLQTYSKHTFDYPYHKAISVHAKNQGMEYPMICWNYGRPNEDGTYSDRTKYGMISVIIHEVGHNFFPMIVNSDERQWGWMDEGLDTFMQYLAEQEFGQTFPEAIAPNEKYPSRRGEAAKIVPYMAGDQSFISPIMSNPENVYQLGPNAYAKPATALNILRETVMGKELFDHAFKTYAQRWMFKHPTPEDFFRTMEDASAVDLDWFWRSWFYTTDYVDIGVKGVKKYYVTNKPTKEMEKYMADRNLTEADLPPLVYLAEEDSEDFAPELKGKSPTETSQNLKEFMMDNMTAAERAQVKEPKFFYEITFDKPGGIPMPLIVEYTYADGTTESVTYPPEIWRKNDAEVKRVMATEKELVGIVVDPKLETADIDTTNNSWPKKDEKSDFDKFKENIKGDK is encoded by the coding sequence ATGAACAAAATTAAGTATTGCTTTGCTTCCGTATTGTTCCTGTTCGGGGCCGTGGTCATGGCCCAGGAAGAAGGGAACGTTAAAGAAGAAAGGGAACCAGGTCACTACAACCAAAGTAGGTTTAAACAATTGTACGAGGAGTTTTCCTCTCCGAACACGTACCGCTCGGCTTCAGGTGCCCCGGGTCCCGATTATTACCAACAACAGGCAGATTATGTAATGGATATCTACCTGGACGATAAAAACGCCAAGATCAATGGCGAGGAAACTATCACGTACCACAACAACTCACCAGATGATTTGGAGTTTCTTTGGGTACAGTTAGATCAAAACGTACGTGCCAAGGATTCCAAGTCGCCCTTGCGCAATGGAAATGGTGTTAACATTGCCTATACAGCAGGTAATTTTGCCCAAACTTACATAAGTGAGCCTTTTGACGGTGGTTTTAACATTGAATCGGTAAAGGATGCCAATGGCAAGCCATTGTCCTATACCATTAACCAAACCATGATGCGCATTAACATTCCGCAAGCGCTAAAGAGTGGTGAAAAGATTTCGTTCTCCATCAAATGGTGGTACAATATTCCCGATCATACCGTAAATAGGGCACGTTCAGGTTATGAGTATTTCGAAAAAGATGGAAACCGTGCATACGTAATTGCACAGTTCTTTCCTCGTATGGCTGTGTACAGCGATGTGGAAGGCTGGCAAAACCATCAGTTCTGGGGCAGCGGAGAGTTTGCTCTGCCATTCGGAAACTATGATGTAAGTATTACTGTTCCCGCAGACCATATTCTGGATGCGACAGGTGAGCTTCAAAACCGCGAAGAGGTTTTCTCCAAAGAAATGATGAAGCGTTACAAGCAGGCCAAAAAATCTTACGATAAGCCTGTAATCATTGTAACCCAAGAAGAAGCAGAAGCTGCGGAAAAAAGCTTTTCCAACGATACCAAGACTTGGAAGTTCAAGGCGACCAACGTTAGGGATTACGGTTTTGCAACTTCCAGAAAGTTTATTTGGGACATGCAAGCCGTGAAAATCGGGAACAAAGATGTAATGGCAGTATCACTTTACCCAAAAGAGGGAAATCCACTTTGGGAAGAATACTCCACAAAAGCAGTGGTTCAAACCCTGCAGACCTATTCCAAGCACACTTTTGATTACCCGTACCACAAGGCTATTTCCGTACACGCGAAAAACCAAGGTATGGAGTACCCCATGATCTGCTGGAACTATGGTCGTCCTAACGAAGATGGAACCTATTCCGATAGAACCAAATACGGAATGATCAGTGTGATCATCCACGAGGTGGGCCACAACTTCTTTCCAATGATCGTTAATTCCGATGAGCGTCAGTGGGGATGGATGGACGAAGGTTTGGATACCTTTATGCAATACTTGGCAGAACAGGAATTTGGACAAACTTTCCCAGAAGCCATTGCCCCCAACGAAAAATATCCATCAAGAAGAGGAGAGGCGGCCAAAATAGTGCCTTATATGGCCGGCGATCAAAGTTTTATATCGCCGATCATGTCCAATCCAGAGAATGTATATCAGCTTGGTCCTAACGCTTATGCAAAGCCAGCTACTGCACTTAATATTTTAAGGGAAACCGTAATGGGCAAGGAATTGTTCGATCACGCCTTTAAAACCTACGCACAGCGTTGGATGTTCAAGCACCCGACCCCAGAGGATTTCTTCCGTACCATGGAAGATGCTTCCGCTGTGGATTTGGATTGGTTCTGGAGATCTTGGTTCTACACTACCGATTATGTGGATATAGGGGTGAAAGGAGTAAAAAAATACTACGTTACCAACAAACCGACCAAAGAAATGGAAAAGTATATGGCGGACAGAAACCTTACCGAAGCCGATCTTCCTCCATTGGTCTATTTGGCAGAAGAGGATAGCGAGGACTTTGCGCCAGAACTTAAAGGAAAATCACCAACAGAGACTTCTCAGAACCTTAAGGAGTTTATGATGGATAACATGACGGCAGCCGAAAGAGCTCAGGTAAAAGAACCTAAGTTCTTCTACGAAATCACTTTTGATAAACCAGGGGGAATCCCTATGCCGTTGATCGTTGAGTACACGTACGCCGACGGCACCACTGAAAGCGTTACTTATCCTCCTGAAATTTGGAGAAAGAACGACGCAGAGGTGAAAAGAGTAATGGCAACAGAAAAGGAATTGGTAGGAATTGTAGTAGATCCAAAATTGGAAACTGCAGATATCGATACCACAAACAACTCTTGGCCCAAGAAAGATGAAAAGTCCGATTTTGATAAATTCAAGGAAAATATCAAAGGAGACAAATAA
- a CDS encoding sensor histidine kinase, producing MTPVESVFQDASIPFTIINQEQSIIDYSTQWLNSFNLDSDIMGKNFFEAMPQLPEELKIDINYCLEGIKTRSDSKRIVQKNGDSIWYDWKVSLLSDQDGNDGPKILVILENITHKRLEEELLIKSQQVARIGGWEVDLVKNTLYWSKITKEIHEVPEDYLPDLAKGISFYKEGYSRDTISKLVKEGIEQGKKWDVELQIVTSKGNVVWVRAIGEPEMLNDKCVRIVGTFQDIDGRKRAQLLLENSRASLKGTFDNSSIGMALVAKNGKFIDVNSSLCESLGYTKENLLNLNFQDITHPDDLEIDLKLLNELVKGKRNSYQIEKRYFNNNRQLVYVILTVTAERNIDGEISHFISQIVDISTRIKAEKKLKGLLELTTNQNNSLMNFAHIVSHNLRSHAANLTMISDFVTDESLADDIRKDSLKLLTQASQGLNETISHLNEVVQVKLETDKKLKSIPLKPLVEKVLNDIRAVIDENNADIFIDIPDSIQVKGVLAYMESIVLNLVTNAIKYKDQSKNTTKVAITATDNNETAVLQIEDNGLGIDLDKYGEKLFGMYKTFHGNEDARGIGLFITKNQIESMGGKIVVESQPTIGTIFKVTLLKQ from the coding sequence ATGACCCCCGTTGAATCCGTATTTCAGGACGCTTCTATTCCCTTTACCATAATAAACCAAGAACAGTCCATTATAGATTATTCCACACAGTGGCTAAACTCGTTCAATTTGGATTCGGACATCATGGGCAAGAATTTTTTCGAAGCCATGCCCCAATTGCCCGAAGAACTAAAGATCGATATCAACTATTGTTTGGAAGGCATTAAAACCCGTTCCGATTCCAAAAGGATCGTACAAAAAAACGGGGACTCCATTTGGTACGATTGGAAAGTTAGCTTGCTGAGCGATCAGGATGGAAACGATGGCCCAAAAATCTTGGTTATCCTAGAAAACATAACACATAAAAGGCTTGAAGAGGAGCTTTTGATCAAGTCGCAACAAGTGGCAAGAATTGGAGGATGGGAGGTTGATCTGGTAAAAAACACCTTGTATTGGTCCAAAATTACCAAAGAAATCCATGAGGTACCCGAAGATTATCTTCCAGATTTGGCCAAAGGAATCTCCTTTTACAAAGAGGGGTACAGCAGGGATACCATATCCAAATTGGTAAAGGAGGGAATAGAGCAAGGTAAAAAATGGGATGTTGAACTACAGATTGTCACCTCCAAAGGAAATGTTGTGTGGGTACGTGCCATTGGCGAACCGGAAATGCTCAACGATAAATGTGTGCGAATTGTTGGTACTTTTCAGGATATAGACGGCAGAAAAAGGGCTCAACTCCTATTGGAAAACAGTAGGGCATCTTTAAAAGGTACTTTCGATAATTCGTCCATTGGAATGGCTCTGGTGGCCAAAAATGGCAAATTTATAGACGTCAACTCCAGTTTGTGCGAGAGCCTTGGGTATACAAAGGAAAACCTGCTAAACCTCAATTTTCAAGATATAACACATCCAGACGATCTAGAGATAGATCTTAAATTGCTCAACGAACTTGTAAAGGGCAAAAGGAATTCGTACCAAATCGAGAAAAGATATTTTAATAACAATAGACAGCTGGTTTATGTAATTCTCACAGTTACCGCAGAACGTAATATCGATGGTGAAATCTCTCATTTTATTTCTCAAATCGTTGATATCTCCACCAGAATAAAGGCAGAAAAAAAATTGAAGGGGCTACTTGAACTGACCACGAACCAGAACAACAGCCTTATGAACTTTGCCCATATTGTTTCCCACAACCTAAGGTCGCATGCGGCAAACCTAACGATGATAAGTGATTTTGTCACCGATGAATCCTTGGCCGATGATATTCGCAAAGACAGTTTAAAACTATTGACCCAAGCATCTCAAGGGTTGAATGAGACCATTTCCCACCTAAATGAAGTGGTTCAGGTAAAACTGGAAACTGATAAAAAATTAAAATCCATACCCCTCAAACCTCTGGTTGAAAAAGTATTGAACGATATTCGAGCGGTAATAGATGAAAACAATGCGGATATATTCATCGATATTCCCGACAGCATACAAGTAAAAGGTGTTTTAGCCTACATGGAGAGTATTGTTCTCAACTTGGTCACCAATGCCATTAAATACAAAGACCAAAGCAAAAACACCACCAAAGTGGCCATTACGGCAACAGATAACAACGAAACAGCGGTTCTACAAATAGAGGACAATGGCCTAGGAATAGATCTGGACAAATACGGGGAAAAACTCTTTGGCATGTACAAAACATTCCATGGCAACGAAGATGCAAGGGGAATCGGTCTGTTTATAACAAAAAATCAAATAGAATCCATGGGCGGTAAAATTGTGGTGGAAAGCCAACCGACCATTGGAACCATCTTTAAAGTTACCTTACTAAAACAATGA
- a CDS encoding O-methyltransferase, which produces MHFLSPVLENYIANNTEDEPILLQELTRETHLKVIQPRMITGHFQGRVLSMLSKIINPKYILEIGTYTGYSALCLAEGLQREGELHTIEVNEELHRMQSKYFDKSGYGPQIKQHTGDALDIVPNLEQTFDLVFIDAQKVNYDSYFEAVLPKTKPGSIILSDNVLWSGKVVEPLEKSDKATAALLQYNQKLKEDPRVETVLLPIRDGLTLSRVR; this is translated from the coding sequence ATGCATTTCCTATCACCGGTCTTGGAGAATTATATTGCCAACAATACCGAAGACGAACCTATCCTGTTGCAAGAACTTACCCGCGAAACACACCTAAAGGTGATACAGCCCAGAATGATCACTGGACATTTTCAAGGCAGAGTGTTGAGCATGCTTTCTAAAATCATCAATCCAAAATACATTCTTGAGATAGGCACATATACCGGATATTCCGCATTGTGTTTGGCCGAAGGGCTTCAAAGAGAAGGAGAACTGCATACCATTGAGGTAAACGAGGAACTCCATCGCATGCAGAGCAAGTACTTTGATAAAAGTGGATATGGCCCCCAAATAAAGCAGCATACGGGAGATGCCCTGGATATTGTTCCCAACTTGGAACAAACTTTTGATTTAGTTTTTATTGATGCCCAAAAGGTGAACTATGATAGCTATTTTGAAGCTGTACTCCCGAAAACAAAGCCGGGCAGTATTATCCTATCAGACAATGTTCTATGGTCGGGCAAAGTGGTAGAACCCTTAGAAAAATCGGACAAGGCCACTGCGGCTCTTTTACAATACAACCAAAAACTCAAGGAAGACCCAAGGGTAGAAACTGTTTTATTGCCGATCAGGGATGGACTGACTTTGAGCCGGGTGCGATAA
- a CDS encoding response regulator, whose protein sequence is MNLLDVAFIVDDDPIHQFGMKVLLQRIKFSNEVLIYQNGQEAIDALTQRMEKGLKLPSIIFLDLNMPIKDGWGFLDDFVEIPHQNREKIVIYVVSSSINPSDQEKAKKYAVVSNYIVKPINKDQLTNVLDDLGLIDKV, encoded by the coding sequence ATGAATTTATTGGACGTAGCATTTATTGTCGATGATGACCCTATTCACCAATTTGGAATGAAGGTGTTATTGCAGAGAATTAAATTTTCCAATGAAGTACTTATCTACCAAAATGGGCAGGAGGCCATAGATGCTTTAACACAACGAATGGAAAAGGGCTTAAAATTACCCTCCATTATTTTTTTGGACCTCAACATGCCTATAAAAGACGGTTGGGGGTTTTTAGATGATTTTGTTGAGATCCCTCATCAAAACAGAGAAAAAATAGTGATCTATGTGGTGAGTTCTTCCATTAACCCATCCGATCAAGAAAAAGCAAAGAAATATGCTGTGGTGAGCAATTATATCGTTAAACCCATCAATAAAGATCAATTGACCAATGTTCTCGATGATTTGGGTTTGATCGACAAAGTGTAA
- a CDS encoding DUF6702 family protein, translated as MKHLKNTKILILPFAILLFLSFSTAHKFYVSVTNIEYSEDDKAFQITSRIFIDDLDKLLSERYGIQAKLATPNESNLADGYIEKYFRSKFVVTLNGKPVKYSFLGKRYDTDVAICYLEIPNVNLTEVKTMSIQNEVLTDLFEEQKNVVHIKWNGKKKSFVLIKENNKGMLNL; from the coding sequence ATGAAACATTTGAAAAACACAAAAATCCTGATATTGCCCTTCGCCATACTGTTGTTTTTGTCTTTCTCTACGGCACATAAATTTTACGTTAGCGTTACCAATATCGAATATTCGGAAGACGATAAGGCCTTTCAGATTACCAGCCGTATTTTTATCGATGACCTGGATAAGCTTCTTTCTGAGCGCTACGGCATCCAAGCCAAATTGGCAACCCCTAATGAATCCAACTTGGCCGATGGGTATATTGAGAAATACTTTAGGTCTAAATTCGTGGTAACCCTCAATGGGAAACCGGTAAAATATTCTTTTTTGGGTAAAAGATACGATACCGATGTGGCCATCTGTTATTTGGAGATTCCTAATGTAAATTTAACAGAAGTAAAGACCATGTCCATCCAAAACGAAGTCCTCACCGATTTGTTCGAAGAGCAGAAAAACGTGGTGCACATTAAGTGGAACGGGAAAAAGAAAAGTTTTGTATTGATCAAAGAGAACAATAAAGGAATGTTAAACTTATGA